The following proteins are co-located in the Helicobacter acinonychis genome:
- the fliW gene encoding flagellar assembly protein FliW — MLFDVKVPILGFETIHKMRLQKIDEIFLRLSSAEENSVVSFTLVNPFALRKYEFEVPTPLKILLELEEAKSVLVANIMVVQTPIELSTVNYLAPLIFNFDKQLMGQVVLDSNKYPHYHLRENILSHTHE, encoded by the coding sequence CATTCATAAAATGCGTTTGCAAAAGATTGATGAAATCTTTTTGCGTTTGAGTAGTGCAGAAGAGAATTCTGTCGTGTCTTTCACGCTTGTCAATCCCTTTGCTTTAAGAAAATACGAGTTTGAAGTGCCCACCCCTTTAAAAATCCTTTTAGAATTAGAAGAGGCAAAGAGCGTGTTAGTCGCTAATATTATGGTCGTTCAAACCCCCATTGAGCTTTCCACCGTGAATTATCTAGCCCCTTTAATTTTCAATTTTGATAAGCAACTCATGGGGCAAGTGGTTTTGGATTCTAACAAATACCCACACTATCATTTAAGAGAAAATATTTTAAGCCACACGCATGAATGA